In Acidovorax sp. 106, the following proteins share a genomic window:
- a CDS encoding glutathione S-transferase family protein, which translates to MPVWQFVQGGVLFTGTGRGAWEPVFVDFMNGMTRTADWREQTNPMGEAPVLEDGERSLTQSGVILTYLAQRHAPAYLGESEDDKLEVLRWLLFDNHKFTSYFATFRFMKAFGATPPEPALMAWLQGRMDNAFGIVDKHLEGRTFMVGEQPTIADFSLCGYLFYPVEESGYDVATRYPHIHAWLQRLRQLPGWAVPYEILPGERILPKW; encoded by the coding sequence TTGCCAGTCTGGCAATTCGTACAAGGTGGCGTTCTTTTTACGGGCACTGGGCGTGGCGCGTGGGAGCCCGTGTTTGTGGACTTCATGAACGGCATGACCCGCACGGCGGATTGGCGCGAGCAGACCAATCCCATGGGCGAGGCGCCGGTGCTGGAGGATGGTGAGCGCAGCCTGACGCAGTCGGGGGTGATCCTGACTTATCTGGCCCAAAGGCATGCGCCAGCGTATCTGGGGGAGTCTGAGGACGACAAGCTGGAGGTGCTGCGCTGGCTGCTGTTCGACAACCACAAGTTCACCAGTTACTTCGCCACGTTCCGTTTCATGAAGGCCTTTGGTGCCACACCGCCCGAGCCCGCACTGATGGCCTGGCTGCAGGGGCGCATGGACAACGCGTTTGGCATTGTGGACAAGCACCTGGAGGGCCGCACCTTCATGGTGGGTGAGCAGCCCACGATTGCCGACTTCTCGCTGTGCGGCTACCTGTTCTACCCGGTGGAGGAAAGCGGCTACGACGTGGCCACGCGCTACCCGCACATCCATGCATGGCTGCAGCGCTTGCGCCAGCTGCCGGGTTGGGCAGTGCCGTATGAGATTTTGCCGGGCGAGCGCATTTTGCCCAAGTGGTAG
- a CDS encoding coniferyl-alcohol dehydrogenase, producing the protein MTLNNKTIVVTGCCSGIGADFAKLARQQGARVIGVDRNAPTLTLDGFVPIDLGDPAAIDAAMARLPAKVDALANIAGVPGTSPAELVGRVNYLGLRHFTHRVLERMGEGGSIVNIASILGAEWPQRLEPHRALGATASFEEGAKWLAAHPVPQETCYQYFKEALIVWTYTQSQKIFMERGVRMNCVAPGPVFTPILGDFVQMLGQERVEKDAHRMKRPAFSDEVAPVIAFLCSDAARWVSGINLPVDGGLASTYL; encoded by the coding sequence ATGACCCTCAACAACAAAACCATCGTCGTCACCGGCTGCTGCTCCGGCATCGGCGCTGACTTTGCCAAGCTCGCCCGCCAGCAGGGCGCCCGCGTGATTGGTGTGGACCGCAATGCGCCCACGCTCACGCTCGACGGCTTTGTGCCCATAGATCTGGGTGATCCTGCGGCGATTGACGCCGCTATGGCACGGCTGCCCGCCAAGGTGGATGCGCTGGCCAATATTGCGGGTGTGCCCGGCACATCGCCCGCCGAGCTGGTCGGCCGCGTCAATTACCTGGGCCTGCGCCACTTCACGCACCGCGTGCTGGAGCGCATGGGCGAAGGCGGTTCCATCGTCAACATTGCCTCCATCCTGGGGGCAGAGTGGCCCCAGCGCCTGGAACCCCACCGCGCCCTGGGGGCCACCGCCAGCTTTGAAGAGGGCGCCAAGTGGCTGGCTGCGCACCCCGTGCCGCAAGAGACCTGCTACCAGTACTTCAAGGAAGCGCTGATTGTGTGGACGTACACCCAGTCGCAAAAGATCTTCATGGAGCGCGGTGTGCGCATGAACTGCGTGGCCCCCGGCCCGGTGTTCACGCCCATCCTGGGCGACTTTGTGCAGATGCTGGGCCAGGAGCGCGTGGAGAAGGATGCCCACCGCATGAAGCGCCCGGCCTTCAGCGACGAAGTGGCGCCGGTGATCGCCTTCCTGTGCAGCGATGCGGCCCGCTGGGTGAGCGGCATCAACCTGCCTGTGGATGGCGGACTCGCCTCCACCTACCTGTGA
- a CDS encoding S16 family serine protease, protein MPSPQRRLGRACRRARSPTRHQLRHNYPEEQLHESIVEGERLITLSGSVTGQINALTQIDLGDYRFGFPVRITARTFAGQEGLLNIEREVDMSGPIHDKGVLILHSYLTALFSHVAPLALNASIVFEQEYSGVEGDSASCAELYALLSSLSGLPLRQGIAVTGALNQHGEVLPVGGINEKIEGWFRACATAGLDGTQGVLIPSRNQRHLMLPREVLEAVPHVYTVGHVSEGIALLTGEASGMAPGALPPDHASALEETVLSRAEQTLRAYRRACQSAGHTRRGRTRPAARWAHKPGAD, encoded by the coding sequence GTGCCAAGCCCGCAGCGGCGCCTTGGTAGAGCCTGCCGACGTGCACGCAGCCCAACACGCCACCAACTGCGCCACAACTACCCGGAAGAGCAACTGCACGAATCCATCGTAGAGGGCGAGCGCCTCATCACCTTGAGCGGCAGCGTCACCGGCCAGATCAATGCCCTGACCCAGATCGACCTGGGCGACTACCGCTTCGGCTTTCCGGTGCGCATCACCGCCCGCACGTTCGCGGGGCAGGAAGGCCTGCTCAACATTGAGCGCGAGGTGGACATGTCCGGCCCCATCCACGACAAGGGCGTGCTCATCCTGCACAGCTACCTCACCGCGCTGTTCAGCCACGTAGCCCCCCTGGCGCTGAATGCTTCCATCGTGTTCGAGCAGGAGTACAGCGGCGTAGAAGGCGATTCGGCCTCGTGCGCCGAGCTGTACGCGCTGCTGTCGAGCTTGTCGGGCCTACCCCTGCGCCAAGGCATTGCCGTGACCGGCGCACTGAACCAGCATGGCGAGGTGCTGCCCGTGGGCGGCATCAACGAAAAGATCGAGGGCTGGTTTCGCGCCTGCGCCACAGCAGGACTGGATGGGACGCAGGGCGTGCTCATCCCGTCACGCAACCAGCGCCACCTGATGCTGCCACGCGAGGTGCTAGAGGCCGTGCCCCACGTCTACACCGTGGGCCATGTAAGCGAGGGCATTGCACTGCTCACGGGCGAAGCCTCTGGCATGGCCCCCGGCGCCCTGCCTCCAGACCACGCCAGCGCACTCGAAGAAACCGTGCTCAGCCGTGCCGAGCAAACCCTGCGTGCCTACCGACGCGCCTGCCAAAGTGCAGGGCACACGCGCCGGGGCCGCACACGTCCAGCAGCGCGGTGGGCACACAAGCCTGGCGCAGACTGA
- a CDS encoding YkvA family protein has product MAHRKIGMGIGSTLKIWAKRVKRDGVTLWFAGKHPKTPWYAKALGLFVVAYALSPIDLIPDFIPVLGYVDDVLLLPGLIWLTLRLLPPDVLADCRGQADAWMQAKGAKPRSMAGAVLVVALWLAAGAACGCGCGRWVEG; this is encoded by the coding sequence TTGGCACATCGAAAGATTGGCATGGGCATCGGCAGCACGTTGAAGATTTGGGCCAAGCGCGTCAAGCGCGATGGGGTAACCCTGTGGTTTGCTGGCAAGCACCCCAAGACGCCTTGGTATGCCAAGGCGCTTGGGCTGTTTGTGGTGGCGTATGCGCTGAGTCCGATTGACCTGATCCCCGATTTCATTCCCGTGCTGGGTTATGTGGACGATGTGTTGCTGTTGCCTGGTTTGATCTGGCTGACCTTGCGGCTGTTACCGCCCGATGTGCTGGCCGATTGCCGTGGCCAGGCCGATGCCTGGATGCAGGCCAAGGGCGCCAAGCCCCGCAGCATGGCAGGGGCCGTGCTGGTGGTGGCTTTGTGGCTGGCCGCGGGGGCCGCTTGTGGATGTGGTTGCGGCCGCTGGGTTGAGGGCTAA
- a CDS encoding Lon-insertion domain-containing protein, which yields MHLCGAQLQTPGPAPLQRPRRGLAAGASPREADDQGRQSAQFAHIEALLMEAATLCQARSGALVEPADVHAAQHATNCATTTRKSNCTNPS from the coding sequence GTGCATCTTTGTGGCGCACAGCTGCAAACGCCGGGGCCTGCCCCACTTCAGCGCCCCCGCCGTGGCCTTGCTGCTGGAGCAAGCCCCCGCGAAGCCGATGACCAAGGCCGCCAAAGCGCCCAGTTCGCTCACATCGAGGCCCTGCTGATGGAAGCCGCCACCCTGTGCCAAGCCCGCAGCGGCGCCTTGGTAGAGCCTGCCGACGTGCACGCAGCCCAACACGCCACCAACTGCGCCACAACTACCCGGAAGAGCAACTGCACGAATCCATCGTAG
- a CDS encoding alpha/beta hydrolase fold domain-containing protein: MALWRPSCLSTAHADARRLVIYHHAGGFVFGSLASHRALCSYLAQFSGAPVLNVDYRLAPEHPAPAAHDDALAAYEWALAQGYAASAIVLAGDSAGGQPGLVHGQCVPATWACRCLRPSWRCRPRWTWRRKAGPTTPWTTRSSRAS; this comes from the coding sequence GTGGCACTATGGCGGCCGAGTTGCCTGAGCACGGCCCATGCCGATGCGCGCAGGCTTGTCATCTACCACCACGCGGGTGGTTTTGTGTTTGGCTCGCTGGCGTCGCACCGGGCGCTGTGCTCGTACTTGGCGCAGTTCAGCGGGGCGCCGGTGCTCAATGTGGACTACCGGCTGGCGCCGGAACACCCCGCGCCCGCCGCGCACGACGATGCGCTGGCTGCGTACGAGTGGGCGCTGGCCCAGGGCTACGCCGCGTCGGCCATCGTGCTGGCGGGCGACTCGGCGGGCGGGCAACCTGGCCTTGTCCACGGGCAGTGCGTGCCCGCGACCTGGGCATGCCGTTGCCTGCGGCCATCGTGGCGTTGTCGCCCGCGCTGGACATGGCGTCGGAAGGCGGGTCCCACCACACCGTGGACGACCCGTTCATCACGCGCGAGCTGA